In Streptomyces chartreusis, the following proteins share a genomic window:
- a CDS encoding M23 family metallopeptidase: MARAPRAATAARAYGRSVVRLVLLLFLTAAVLLAPVPRLTPTATSVPAAPDPAPAPAVPAVGRAWPVGVRPPILRGWEPPATTYGRGHRGVDLAAPAGTPVRAVAAGRVSFAGRVAGKGVVSVELPGTGDPRLRTTYEPVRATVKKGDEVEAGEVVGTVEATGSHCTETCVHWGLRRADTYLDPLSLLPPWLLRSGPSRLLPVLGVPLPS; encoded by the coding sequence ATGGCGAGAGCGCCGAGGGCGGCTACGGCGGCGAGGGCGTACGGACGGTCGGTGGTGCGGCTTGTGTTGCTGCTGTTCCTGACGGCGGCCGTGCTGCTGGCGCCGGTCCCGCGGTTGACGCCGACCGCCACGAGCGTGCCGGCCGCCCCCGACCCTGCCCCGGCCCCGGCCGTGCCGGCTGTCGGCCGGGCATGGCCCGTGGGTGTACGGCCCCCGATCCTCCGCGGCTGGGAGCCACCGGCGACCACGTACGGCCGAGGCCACCGCGGCGTCGACCTGGCGGCCCCGGCCGGGACACCGGTACGTGCGGTTGCGGCGGGCCGGGTCTCCTTCGCGGGCCGCGTGGCCGGGAAGGGGGTCGTGTCGGTGGAGCTGCCGGGGACGGGAGATCCCCGGCTGCGGACGACGTACGAACCGGTGCGGGCGACGGTGAAGAAGGGCGACGAGGTGGAGGCCGGCGAGGTCGTGGGGACCGTGGAGGCGACCGGGTCGCACTGCACGGAGACCTGCGTGCACTGGGGTCTGCGGAGAGCCGACACCTACCTGGACCCGCTCTCGCTCCTCCCGCCGTGGCTGCTGCGCAGCGGGCCGTCGAGACTGCTGCCGGTCCTCGGGGTGCCGCTGCCGTCGTAG
- a CDS encoding TetR/AcrR family transcriptional regulator, with protein sequence MAEHRSMQRAALLDAARSLLSEGGTEALTFPALAERTGLARSSVYEYFRSRAAVVEELCEVDFPVWAAEVSAAMERADSAEGKVEAYVRKQLGLVGDRRHRAVVAISASELDAGAREKIRAAHGGLVAMIVEALGEIGHAEPRLAAMLLQGVVDAAVRRIELGAAEEPTAITEAAVAMALRGVRG encoded by the coding sequence GTGGCCGAGCACCGGTCGATGCAGCGAGCCGCCCTGCTGGACGCGGCGCGATCCCTGTTGTCCGAGGGCGGGACGGAAGCGCTGACCTTCCCGGCCCTCGCCGAGCGGACAGGGCTCGCGCGGTCGTCCGTCTACGAGTACTTCCGTTCGCGGGCCGCCGTGGTCGAGGAGCTGTGCGAGGTCGACTTCCCGGTGTGGGCCGCGGAGGTCTCGGCGGCGATGGAGCGCGCGGACTCGGCCGAGGGCAAGGTCGAGGCGTATGTGCGCAAGCAGCTCGGGCTGGTGGGGGACCGGCGGCACCGCGCGGTGGTCGCGATCTCCGCGAGCGAGCTGGACGCCGGGGCCCGGGAGAAGATCCGGGCGGCGCACGGCGGGCTCGTCGCGATGATCGTCGAGGCGCTGGGGGAGATTGGGCACGCGGAGCCCCGGCTGGCGGCGATGCTGCTGCAGGGCGTCGTGGACGCGGCCGTACGCAGGATCGAGCTCGGTGCGGCGGAGGAGCCGACGGCGATCACGGAGGCGGCGGTGGCCATGGCGCTGCGGGGCGTTCGGGGCTGA
- the whiG gene encoding RNA polymerase sigma factor WhiG — MPQHTSGSDRAAVPPAARDGGSVRPPAPSTLDELWRSYKATGDERLREQLILHYSPLVKYVAGRVSVGLPPNVEQADFVSSGVFGLIDAIEKFDIDREIKFETYAITRIRGAMIDELRALDWIPRSVRQKARNVERAYATLEARLRRTPTEAEVAVEMGIAVDELHSVFSQLSLANVVALEELLHVGGEGGDGLSVMDTLEDTAADNPVEVAEDRELRRFLARAINTLPEREKTVVTLYYYEGLTLAEIGNVLGVTESRVSQIHTKSVLQLRAKLAGFGR, encoded by the coding sequence ATGCCCCAGCACACCTCCGGGTCCGACCGGGCGGCGGTCCCCCCAGCCGCCCGTGACGGTGGCAGCGTGCGGCCGCCCGCTCCCTCGACGCTCGACGAGCTGTGGCGGTCGTACAAGGCGACGGGGGACGAGCGATTGCGCGAGCAGCTGATCCTGCACTACTCGCCGCTCGTCAAGTACGTGGCGGGCCGGGTGAGCGTCGGTCTGCCGCCCAATGTGGAGCAGGCGGACTTCGTGTCGTCGGGGGTGTTCGGGCTGATCGACGCGATCGAGAAGTTCGACATCGACCGGGAGATCAAGTTCGAGACGTACGCGATCACGCGGATCCGGGGCGCGATGATCGACGAGCTCAGGGCGCTGGACTGGATCCCGCGGTCGGTGCGGCAGAAGGCACGGAACGTCGAGCGGGCGTACGCCACCCTGGAGGCGCGGCTGCGGCGGACGCCGACGGAGGCCGAGGTGGCCGTCGAGATGGGGATCGCGGTGGACGAACTCCACTCGGTCTTCAGTCAGTTGTCGCTGGCGAACGTGGTGGCGCTGGAGGAGCTGCTGCACGTCGGGGGCGAGGGCGGCGACGGGCTCAGCGTCATGGACACGCTTGAGGACACCGCCGCCGACAACCCGGTGGAGGTGGCCGAGGACCGGGAGCTGCGGCGCTTCCTGGCACGGGCGATCAACACGCTCCCGGAGCGCGAGAAGACCGTCGTGACGCTGTACTACTACGAGGGCCTCACGCTCGCAGAGATCGGCAACGTGCTCGGGGTGACCGAGAGCCGGGTGAGCCAGATCCACACCAAGTCGGTCCTCCAGTTGCGGGCGAAACTGGCCGGCTTCGGTCGTTGA
- the dprA gene encoding DNA-processing protein DprA translates to MNGDGEPDGELLDRVFLSRVVEPGDDVVGRWVREFGVGEVVRRLRAEAESLPGVSAKRWEGLRARGARAEPRVDLAVAREAGVRFVCPGDVEWPGQLDDLGDARPVGLWVRGPASLRMWALKSVAVVGARACTEYGAHMAATLAGGLAERGWVVVSGGAYGVDGAAHRGALGAGGATVAVLACGVDRPYPRGHTQLINRIAEQGLVIGELPPGDHPTPSRFIVRNRVIAALTRGTVVVEAAHRSGSLVTARAAQRLGRHTMGVPGPATSGLSAGIHELLRGDAVLVTDAAEVVELVGDMGELAPERRGPVLPRDLLEPAARRVLAALPGRRAARADEIARGAQTTEDDAVARLYELRSLGYVERHGDGWKLTRQAMISVRTGRR, encoded by the coding sequence ATGAACGGTGATGGTGAACCGGACGGCGAACTCCTCGACCGGGTCTTCCTCAGCCGTGTCGTCGAGCCCGGGGACGACGTCGTCGGGCGGTGGGTGCGGGAGTTCGGCGTGGGGGAAGTGGTGCGGCGGTTGCGGGCGGAGGCGGAGTCCTTGCCCGGGGTGAGTGCCAAGCGGTGGGAGGGGCTGCGGGCTCGGGGCGCGAGGGCCGAGCCCCGGGTGGATCTTGCCGTCGCTCGGGAGGCGGGGGTGCGGTTCGTGTGTCCCGGGGACGTGGAGTGGCCCGGACAGCTCGACGATCTGGGGGACGCCCGGCCCGTCGGGTTATGGGTGCGAGGGCCGGCCAGTCTGCGGATGTGGGCCCTGAAGTCCGTCGCCGTGGTCGGAGCGCGCGCCTGCACCGAGTACGGCGCCCACATGGCGGCCACCCTCGCCGGCGGTCTCGCCGAGCGTGGCTGGGTGGTCGTGTCCGGCGGCGCCTACGGGGTCGACGGAGCCGCCCACAGGGGAGCGCTGGGAGCCGGCGGCGCCACCGTCGCCGTGCTCGCCTGCGGCGTCGACCGCCCCTACCCCCGCGGGCACACCCAGCTGATCAACAGGATCGCGGAACAGGGCCTGGTGATCGGGGAACTGCCACCGGGCGACCATCCGACGCCCAGCAGATTCATCGTGCGGAACAGAGTGATCGCGGCGTTGACGCGGGGCACGGTCGTCGTGGAGGCCGCCCACCGCAGCGGCTCCCTGGTCACCGCCCGGGCGGCACAGCGGCTCGGCCGTCACACGATGGGAGTGCCCGGCCCGGCCACCAGCGGCCTTTCCGCGGGCATCCATGAACTGCTGCGCGGAGACGCCGTGCTCGTCACCGACGCCGCCGAGGTCGTCGAACTCGTCGGCGACATGGGGGAGCTGGCCCCGGAGCGACGCGGGCCCGTCCTGCCACGCGATCTGCTGGAGCCGGCGGCCCGCAGAGTCCTGGCCGCGCTGCCCGGCCGCCGTGCCGCGAGAGCGGACGAGATCGCGCGCGGGGCGCAGACCACCGAGGACGACGCCGTCGCGAGGCTGTACGAGCTCCGTTCACTTGGCTACGTCGAACGACACGGCGACGGCTGGAAGTTGACACGCCAGGCGATGATCTCCGTTCGCACCGGTCGAAGGTGA
- a CDS encoding YifB family Mg chelatase-like AAA ATPase, giving the protein MGFARTCSVALVGVEGVVVEVQADLEPGVAAFTLVGLPDKSLSESRDRVRAAVVNSGGEWPQKKLTVGLSPASVPKAGSGFDLAVACAVLGAAERIDPRVLADIVMIGELGLDGRVRPVRGILPAVIAAADAGYEQVVVPECAAAEASLVPGVSVLGVRSLRQLIAVLTDEPVPEEEPDDQGRPDPLLAGLRVPGTGAATGMHSLGAIQSDHGHDLADVVGQTSARTAVEVAAAGGHHLFLEGPPGAGKTMLAERLPAILPRLSRGESLEVTAVHSVAGLLPPGKPLIDVAPYCAPHHSATMQALVGGGQGIARPGAVSLSHRGVLFLDETPEFRSQALDALRQPLEAGHVVIARSAGVVRFPAKFLMVLAANPCPCGRFSQTDDMCECPPSVIRRYQARLSGPLLDRVDLRVEVDRVTRAQLTERGARGESTATVADRVRAARERSSARLAGTPWRTNSEIPGRELRSRWYAAIGAMDEAERNLERGVLTARGLDRVLRVAWTVADLLGHDRPEATDVALALQLRTGVPRGVPMAIGALT; this is encoded by the coding sequence ATGGGTTTCGCGCGTACGTGCTCGGTGGCGCTGGTGGGCGTCGAAGGGGTCGTGGTCGAGGTCCAGGCGGACCTGGAGCCCGGGGTGGCGGCGTTCACCCTGGTGGGCCTGCCGGACAAGAGCCTGTCGGAAAGCCGGGACCGGGTGCGGGCGGCCGTCGTGAACTCGGGCGGTGAATGGCCGCAGAAGAAGCTCACTGTCGGGCTCAGCCCGGCGTCGGTGCCGAAGGCGGGCAGCGGCTTCGACCTGGCGGTGGCCTGCGCCGTCCTCGGAGCGGCCGAGCGGATCGACCCACGGGTTCTCGCCGACATCGTGATGATCGGAGAGCTCGGCCTGGACGGCCGTGTGCGACCGGTCCGGGGCATCCTTCCAGCGGTGATCGCTGCGGCGGACGCAGGCTATGAGCAAGTGGTCGTCCCGGAATGCGCCGCGGCCGAGGCTTCGCTGGTGCCGGGTGTGTCCGTGTTGGGCGTACGCAGTCTGCGCCAGCTGATCGCCGTCCTCACGGACGAGCCCGTGCCCGAAGAGGAACCCGACGACCAGGGCCGCCCGGATCCGCTGCTCGCGGGCCTGCGCGTGCCGGGGACGGGCGCGGCCACGGGCATGCACAGCCTCGGCGCGATCCAGTCCGACCACGGGCACGACCTCGCCGATGTGGTCGGCCAGACCTCGGCGCGTACGGCCGTGGAGGTGGCCGCGGCGGGCGGGCATCACCTGTTCCTGGAGGGGCCGCCCGGGGCCGGCAAGACGATGCTCGCGGAGCGGCTGCCGGCCATCCTGCCCCGCCTCAGCAGGGGAGAGTCGCTGGAGGTCACCGCGGTGCACTCGGTGGCGGGTCTGCTGCCTCCCGGCAAGCCTCTGATCGACGTGGCCCCGTACTGCGCCCCGCACCACTCGGCGACGATGCAGGCGCTCGTGGGCGGCGGCCAGGGCATCGCGCGGCCCGGCGCGGTGTCGCTCTCCCATCGGGGTGTCCTGTTCCTGGACGAGACGCCCGAGTTCAGGAGTCAGGCCCTCGACGCGCTGCGACAGCCTCTTGAGGCCGGTCATGTTGTGATCGCGCGCAGCGCGGGCGTCGTGCGCTTCCCGGCGAAGTTCCTGATGGTCCTTGCCGCCAACCCTTGCCCCTGCGGCCGCTTCTCCCAGACGGACGACATGTGCGAGTGCCCGCCCTCGGTGATCCGCCGCTATCAGGCGCGGCTCTCCGGACCGCTGCTCGACCGCGTCGACCTGAGGGTCGAGGTCGACCGAGTGACCCGCGCGCAGCTGACCGAGCGCGGGGCGCGGGGCGAGTCCACCGCGACGGTCGCCGACCGGGTGCGTGCGGCTCGCGAACGGTCCTCGGCCCGGCTCGCCGGTACCCCGTGGCGAACCAACAGCGAAATCCCGGGACGCGAGCTGCGCAGCCGCTGGTACGCCGCGATCGGCGCCATGGACGAGGCGGAGCGGAACCTGGAACGAGGCGTGCTGACCGCCCGTGGACTCGACCGCGTCCTGCGGGTCGCCTGGACCGTCGCCGACCTGCTCGGTCACGACAGGCCGGAGGCGACGGACGTCGCCCTGGCACTGCAACTGCGCACCGGTGTGCCGCGAGGCGTCCCCATGGCCATCGGGGCGCTCACATGA
- a CDS encoding YraN family protein encodes MNARSALGRYGEELAARRLTEAGMTVLERNWRCGRTGEIDIVARDGDVLVVCEVKTRRSGGYEHPMAAVSPEKAQRLRGLAEHWIHAHGGAPPGGVRIDLVGVILPDRGAPVVEHARGVA; translated from the coding sequence ATGAACGCACGCAGTGCACTCGGCAGGTACGGCGAGGAACTGGCCGCGAGGCGGCTGACCGAGGCCGGGATGACGGTTCTGGAGCGCAACTGGCGCTGCGGCAGGACCGGTGAGATCGACATCGTGGCCCGGGACGGGGACGTCCTGGTGGTGTGTGAGGTGAAGACGCGCAGGAGCGGTGGCTACGAGCATCCCATGGCCGCTGTCAGCCCTGAGAAGGCGCAGCGCCTGCGCGGCCTCGCAGAACACTGGATCCACGCTCACGGAGGGGCGCCGCCGGGAGGTGTGCGAATCGATCTGGTCGGAGTGATCCTGCCCGACCGGGGCGCGCCCGTGGTCGAGCACGCGCGAGGGGTGGCCTGA
- a CDS encoding DUF2469 domain-containing protein — protein sequence MSAEDLEKYETEMELKLYREYRDVVGLFKYVIETERRFYLTNDYEMQVHSVQGEVFFEVSMADAWVWDMYRPARFVKQVRVLTFKDVNIEELNKSDLELPGG from the coding sequence ATGAGCGCCGAGGACCTCGAGAAGTACGAGACCGAGATGGAGCTCAAGCTCTATCGGGAGTACCGCGATGTCGTCGGTCTGTTCAAGTATGTGATCGAGACCGAGCGGCGCTTCTACCTGACCAACGACTACGAGATGCAGGTGCACTCGGTTCAGGGTGAGGTGTTCTTCGAGGTGTCCATGGCGGACGCCTGGGTGTGGGACATGTACCGGCCGGCGCGGTTCGTGAAGCAGGTTCGGGTGCTCACGTTCAAGGACGTGAACATTGAGGAGCTGAACAAGAGCGATCTGGAGCTTCCGGGCGGGTGA
- a CDS encoding NUDIX hydrolase encodes MPAEAVQGHDDGLRKVARVVLLDPDDRILLLYGHEPEDPADDWWFTPGGGLEGDETREEAALRELAEETGITEVELGPVLWRRTCSFPFAGRRWDQDEWYYLARTTQTATRAVALTELERRSVAGARWWTCQELARAHETVYPTRLAELLRTLLDEGPPAGPVTLDTEIV; translated from the coding sequence GTGCCCGCTGAGGCGGTGCAAGGACACGACGACGGGTTGCGCAAGGTGGCCCGGGTCGTGCTGCTGGACCCCGACGACCGCATCCTGCTGCTCTACGGCCATGAGCCGGAGGATCCGGCCGACGACTGGTGGTTCACGCCCGGCGGGGGACTCGAGGGCGATGAGACGCGAGAAGAGGCCGCACTGCGGGAACTCGCAGAGGAAACGGGCATCACGGAGGTCGAGCTCGGCCCCGTGCTGTGGCGGCGGACGTGCTCGTTCCCGTTCGCGGGACGCCGCTGGGACCAGGACGAGTGGTACTACCTGGCACGTACGACACAGACGGCGACCCGGGCCGTGGCACTCACCGAGCTGGAGCGGCGCAGCGTCGCCGGTGCGCGCTGGTGGACGTGTCAGGAACTTGCCCGAGCGCATGAGACGGTGTATCCGACCAGACTCGCCGAGCTGCTGCGCACTCTGCTCGACGAAGGTCCCCCCGCCGGGCCCGTGACCCTTGACACCGAAATTGTCTAG
- the lepB gene encoding signal peptidase I, protein MGGESTTRTAPRDGGASRVQAGSRTGQRLSGLAVALGLVLFLGGFAWGAVVYRPYTVPTSSMAPTIGAGARVLAERIDGDQIRRGDVVVFTDKTWVTNAPVVKRVVATGGDTVSSTGGKLTVNGKKIDEPYLADDGLGELQNFPSVTVPEGRLFLLGDERSGSLDSTAHLTDAASGTVARSAVSARVDAVVWPMSGVLERPTGFEQLGALSPQGPLRTVVALILVGGVLVLVGGAYGPIEKRFAGRSRVRTEPASAR, encoded by the coding sequence ATGGGTGGCGAGAGCACTACACGTACGGCGCCGCGTGACGGTGGCGCGAGCAGGGTCCAGGCGGGCAGCCGGACCGGACAGCGCTTGTCCGGGCTGGCCGTGGCGCTGGGCCTGGTGCTGTTCCTGGGCGGGTTCGCCTGGGGAGCGGTGGTCTACCGGCCGTACACCGTGCCCACCAGTTCGATGGCGCCCACGATCGGCGCCGGCGCGCGGGTCCTGGCCGAGCGCATCGACGGCGACCAGATCCGCCGGGGCGACGTCGTCGTGTTCACCGACAAGACCTGGGTGACCAACGCGCCCGTCGTCAAGCGCGTGGTCGCGACCGGCGGTGACACGGTGTCCAGCACGGGCGGCAAGCTGACCGTCAACGGCAAGAAGATCGACGAGCCGTACCTGGCCGACGACGGCCTCGGCGAGCTCCAGAACTTCCCGAGCGTGACCGTGCCCGAGGGCAGGCTCTTCCTCCTCGGCGACGAGCGCAGCGGCTCCCTGGACTCCACGGCCCACCTCACGGACGCCGCCAGCGGCACCGTGGCGCGCAGCGCCGTCTCGGCCCGGGTGGACGCCGTCGTATGGCCCATGAGCGGCGTGCTGGAGCGCCCCACGGGCTTCGAGCAGCTCGGCGCGCTGTCGCCGCAGGGGCCGCTGCGCACGGTCGTCGCGCTGATCCTCGTGGGCGGGGTGCTGGTCCTGGTGGGCGGGGCCTACGGCCCGATCGAGAAGCGCTTCGCGGGCCGCTCCCGCGTGCGGACGGAGCCCGCCAGTGCCCGCTGA
- the lepB gene encoding signal peptidase I: MGDVAVGARSGHDGEEHRGRPVDAADPAADGAVTSGNEPGSDSDGGRSGGQPPTDGQGSGGAAPAKKQRSFWKELPILIGIALVLALLIKTFLVQAFSIPSDSMQNTLQQGDRVLVDKLTPWFGSEPERGEVVVFHDPDNWLAGEPTPDPNALQTFLSWIGLMPSAEEKDLIKRVVGVGGDTIQCEGTGPLTVNGKALNEPYVYPGNTPCSQDDQGGQFKVKVPKGFIWVMGDHRQNSRDSRYNQSDVNHGMVPVDKVVGRAVVIAWPINRWDTLPVPDTFSQNLGAGSAALTVAPQGVALVGAVPFVLWRRRRAEAAETR; encoded by the coding sequence GTGGGGGATGTGGCGGTTGGCGCACGGTCCGGGCACGACGGCGAGGAGCACCGCGGACGCCCCGTGGACGCTGCCGACCCGGCCGCGGACGGCGCCGTGACCTCCGGGAATGAGCCCGGATCGGACAGTGACGGCGGACGGTCGGGCGGGCAGCCCCCGACCGACGGCCAGGGGTCGGGCGGGGCCGCCCCCGCCAAGAAGCAGCGCTCGTTCTGGAAGGAACTGCCGATCCTCATCGGCATCGCGCTCGTCCTCGCGCTGCTGATCAAGACATTCCTGGTGCAGGCGTTCTCGATCCCCTCGGACTCGATGCAGAACACCCTCCAGCAGGGTGACCGCGTCCTGGTGGACAAGCTCACCCCGTGGTTCGGCTCGGAGCCCGAACGCGGCGAGGTCGTGGTCTTCCACGACCCCGACAACTGGCTGGCGGGTGAGCCCACCCCGGATCCCAACGCCCTGCAGACCTTCCTCAGCTGGATCGGCCTGATGCCGTCCGCCGAGGAGAAGGACCTGATCAAGCGGGTCGTCGGCGTCGGCGGCGACACGATCCAGTGCGAGGGCACCGGCCCGCTCACGGTCAACGGCAAGGCGCTGAACGAGCCGTACGTGTACCCCGGCAACACCCCGTGCAGCCAGGACGACCAGGGCGGCCAGTTCAAGGTGAAGGTCCCCAAGGGCTTCATCTGGGTCATGGGTGACCACCGGCAGAACTCCCGGGACTCGCGCTACAACCAGTCCGACGTGAACCACGGCATGGTCCCCGTCGACAAGGTCGTCGGCCGTGCGGTCGTCATCGCCTGGCCGATCAACCGCTGGGACACCCTGCCGGTGCCGGACACCTTCTCGCAGAACCTGGGTGCCGGCTCCGCCGCGCTGACGGTGGCGCCGCAGGGCGTCGCCCTGGTGGGCGCTGTGCCGTTCGTGCTGTGGCGCAGGCGTCGGGCCGAGGCGGCGGAGACGCGCTGA
- the lepB gene encoding signal peptidase I translates to MGNRGKPRGVPSSAADNLLPTGVRRASGPAGGRTRAERRQLQRKVKRRRRRSAIKEIPLLVGVAVLIALVLKTFLVQAFVIPSGSMEATIQIGDRVLVDKLTPWFGSKPQRGDVVVFKDPGGWLQDEQTTVKKEDPVVVKQVKEALTFIGLLPSDDEKDLIKRVVGVGGDRVKCCDTQGRVTVNGVPLNEDYLYPGNSPSEAKFDITVPQGRLWVMGDHRANSADSRAHQDQDYGGTVSEEEVVGRAKWIAWPLGHWTNLEEPNTYASVSDSAAGSTASPQLSHRVASDDSNGTIQLPTPAELPLVMGVVGLRRLWGRQRHRVRSWRGGCGGWRTVRARRRGAPRTPRGRCRPGRGRRRDLRE, encoded by the coding sequence ATGGGTAACCGTGGCAAGCCGCGCGGCGTGCCCAGCAGCGCAGCCGACAATCTCCTGCCCACCGGCGTCCGGCGCGCCTCCGGCCCCGCCGGCGGCCGTACCCGCGCGGAGCGGCGCCAGCTCCAGCGCAAGGTCAAACGACGGCGCAGGCGCTCGGCGATCAAGGAGATACCCCTCCTCGTCGGAGTCGCGGTCCTCATAGCGCTCGTCCTGAAGACCTTCCTCGTCCAGGCCTTCGTGATCCCCTCCGGCTCCATGGAGGCGACGATCCAGATCGGCGACCGTGTCCTCGTCGACAAGCTCACCCCCTGGTTCGGCTCCAAGCCGCAGCGCGGTGACGTCGTCGTCTTCAAGGACCCCGGCGGCTGGCTCCAGGACGAGCAGACGACGGTGAAGAAGGAGGACCCCGTCGTCGTCAAGCAGGTCAAGGAGGCGCTGACCTTCATCGGCCTGCTGCCGTCCGACGACGAGAAGGACCTGATCAAGCGTGTCGTCGGCGTCGGCGGAGACCGCGTCAAGTGCTGCGACACGCAAGGACGGGTCACCGTCAACGGGGTTCCCCTGAACGAGGACTATCTGTATCCCGGCAATTCCCCCTCCGAGGCGAAGTTCGACATCACCGTGCCGCAGGGACGCCTGTGGGTGATGGGCGACCACCGGGCCAACTCCGCGGACTCCCGCGCGCACCAGGACCAGGACTACGGCGGCACGGTCTCCGAGGAGGAGGTCGTCGGACGGGCGAAGTGGATCGCCTGGCCGCTCGGTCACTGGACCAACCTGGAGGAGCCGAATACCTACGCTTCGGTCTCCGACTCGGCGGCAGGGTCGACCGCGTCTCCCCAGCTGTCGCATAGGGTTGCTTCCGACGATTCGAACGGAACGATCCAGCTCCCGACCCCTGCGGAACTCCCGCTCGTTATGGGAGTGGTGGGCCTGCGTCGTCTATGGGGCAGGCAGCGGCACAGAGTAAGGAGTTGGCGTGGGGGATGTGGCGGTTGGCGCACGGTCCGGGCACGACGGCGAGGAGCACCGCGGACGCCCCGTGGACGCTGCCGACCCGGCCGCGGACGGCGCCGTGACCTCCGGGAATGA
- the lepB gene encoding signal peptidase I: MDTEAQPTERDRSSRPSDTGDAPDPEGQEGRSRFALVARITEWLPGGRISLTLLVLLVFLLLLNTFVARPFEIPSGSMESGLRIGDRVLVNKLAYRFGADPRRGDVVVFDGTGYFGDADYIKRVVGVGGDHVVCCDKEGRIQVNGRSVDESTFLYPGDSPSAVRFDVVVPDGSMFVLGDHRSASSDSRDRLGSPGGGMIPVDDVIGRADWIVWPSAHWTRLHRPDAYARVPAAEGAHG; encoded by the coding sequence ATGGACACCGAAGCACAGCCGACGGAGCGCGACCGCTCCTCCCGCCCTTCCGACACCGGGGATGCCCCGGACCCGGAGGGCCAGGAGGGACGGTCGCGTTTCGCGTTGGTGGCGCGGATCACCGAGTGGCTGCCGGGCGGGCGGATCAGCCTGACCCTGCTGGTCCTGCTCGTGTTCCTGCTGCTGCTCAACACGTTCGTGGCACGACCGTTCGAGATCCCCAGCGGATCCATGGAGTCCGGATTGAGGATCGGGGACCGCGTTCTCGTAAATAAGTTGGCGTACCGTTTCGGTGCCGATCCGCGGCGCGGTGATGTTGTGGTGTTCGACGGAACCGGGTATTTCGGGGATGCCGACTACATCAAACGCGTTGTGGGTGTGGGGGGAGACCACGTGGTCTGCTGTGACAAGGAGGGGAGGATCCAGGTGAACGGCCGGTCGGTCGACGAGTCGACGTTCCTGTATCCCGGCGACAGCCCGTCCGCGGTGCGCTTCGACGTCGTCGTGCCCGACGGCAGCATGTTCGTCCTCGGCGACCACCGCAGCGCCTCCAGCGACTCCCGCGACCGCCTCGGCTCGCCCGGCGGCGGCATGATCCCGGTCGACGACGTCATCGGCCGCGCCGACTGGATCGTCTGGCCGAGCGCCCACTGGACCCGACTGCACCGCCCCGACGCCTACGCGCGCGTGCCTGCTGCGGAGGGCGCGCATGGGTAA
- the rplS gene encoding 50S ribosomal protein L19, giving the protein MSHLLDSVDAASLRSDVPAFRPGDTVNVHVRVIEGNRSRVQQFKGVVIRRQGAGVRETFTVRKVSFSVGVERTFPVHTPIVEKIELVTKGDVRRAKLYYLRELRGKAAKIKEKREN; this is encoded by the coding sequence ATGTCTCACCTGCTCGACTCCGTCGACGCCGCGTCGCTGCGCAGCGACGTCCCGGCCTTCCGCCCCGGCGACACCGTCAACGTCCACGTCCGCGTCATCGAGGGCAACCGCTCCCGTGTGCAGCAGTTCAAGGGCGTTGTGATCCGTCGCCAGGGTGCCGGCGTGCGCGAGACCTTCACGGTCCGCAAGGTCTCCTTCTCCGTCGGCGTCGAGCGCACCTTCCCGGTGCACACCCCGATCGTCGAGAAGATCGAGCTCGTCACCAAGGGTGACGTCCGCCGCGCCAAGCTGTACTACCTGCGCGAGCTGCGCGGCAAGGCGGCGAAGATCAAGGAGAAGCGCGAGAACTGA